One Aliidiomarina minuta genomic region harbors:
- a CDS encoding sigma-54-dependent transcriptional regulator: MLNILVIDDNPAICQALQTLFALQGYQVSCATEPAQAWQLLAEQPIDLILQDMNFSAGEMQGTQGKTLFYQLREQYPALPIVLMTAWTQLDMVVELVKAGATDYIAKPWDDQRLLLTVANALKLKQLTEQQQRREHEQQAAFAGKDLCGLVFASSQMQQLLQMTLQLAPANAAVLITGPNGAGKEGIANVLHANSPRQTKPFIKVNMGALPADLMEAELFGAEAGAYSGANKTRIGRFEAADGGSLFLDEIGNLSLSGQAKLLRVLQTGEYERLGSSTTRRVDVRLISATNTDLTTAIAQGAFRQDLYYRVNVVQLALPALAERPDDIMPLARYFLGGQKSLTKDAEQLLLNYHWPGNVRELQNACQRALLLSKSNDIHEADLGLPMSATAGKRVLDDIDRERIDQALLQAGGVISRAAKQLGISRQALYRRMEFYGIETP, translated from the coding sequence CGCACAGGCCTGGCAGCTACTGGCGGAGCAACCTATTGATTTAATTCTGCAGGATATGAATTTTTCGGCTGGTGAAATGCAGGGCACCCAGGGCAAAACTTTGTTTTACCAGCTACGGGAGCAGTACCCGGCTCTTCCCATTGTACTGATGACCGCCTGGACCCAACTCGATATGGTGGTCGAACTGGTCAAAGCTGGCGCCACGGATTATATCGCCAAGCCATGGGACGATCAGCGTTTATTGCTCACGGTCGCCAATGCCCTGAAATTAAAGCAACTGACTGAACAACAACAGCGCCGGGAACATGAGCAACAAGCCGCTTTTGCCGGTAAAGATCTCTGTGGCCTGGTGTTTGCCAGCAGCCAGATGCAGCAATTACTGCAAATGACGCTGCAACTGGCGCCAGCGAATGCTGCGGTATTGATCACCGGGCCCAATGGCGCTGGTAAAGAAGGCATCGCCAATGTACTACACGCCAATTCCCCACGCCAAACTAAACCCTTTATCAAGGTCAACATGGGCGCCCTGCCAGCCGACTTAATGGAAGCTGAACTATTTGGCGCAGAAGCCGGCGCCTACAGTGGCGCCAACAAAACCCGCATCGGACGTTTTGAAGCCGCCGACGGTGGCAGCTTATTTTTGGATGAAATCGGTAATTTGTCGTTATCGGGCCAGGCCAAGCTGCTGCGGGTTTTACAAACCGGTGAATATGAACGCTTAGGTTCCAGCACCACTCGCCGCGTCGATGTCCGCCTGATTAGCGCCACCAATACCGATTTAACGACCGCCATTGCACAGGGCGCATTCCGCCAGGATTTATACTACCGTGTGAATGTGGTGCAACTGGCCCTGCCCGCTTTAGCCGAGCGGCCAGATGATATTATGCCGCTTGCCCGTTATTTTCTTGGCGGCCAAAAAAGCCTCACTAAGGATGCTGAGCAACTACTGCTCAACTACCACTGGCCTGGCAATGTGCGCGAGTTGCAGAATGCGTGTCAAAGGGCGCTTCTGCTCAGCAAAAGCAACGACATTCACGAAGCCGATTTAGGACTTCCCATGAGTGCAACTGCCGGCAAGCGTGTACTGGATGATATTGACCGCGAGCGCATCGACCAGGCCTTGCTACAGGCTGGAGGCGTTATTTCACGCGCTGCTAAGCAACTTGGTATCAGCCGTCAGGCGCTCTACCGACGCATGGAGTTTTACGGTATTGAAACGCCTTAA